The sequence ATCCGTAGATGAACTGTCGATGTCTGGGGAAACTCTTTGCTTTAGAGTAGAGAGNNNNNNNNNNNNNNNNNNNNNNNNNCCTTGAATGTATTTTTCGTTTTCATCACAAAACCTGAATTCgataaacaacaacaaaatatatcaaaatctGCTCTTCAATGGTTTACTTTGTTCATTTATATTAgaacaaaattaaattaactGTTTTTCATTCAGGATATCTAGTTAGGACCGAAATTAAAATTGAACGAAGTTTGATGAATTATTATACATCGTACTATCATAATCCTAAATGTCCACGAGTATAACTTCTATAGGGCATTCTATGTAGATATCAATGATTAGAAGATCCTCTAAACTCATTATGATGTCGTCAAATTAATCGGTTTAATGAAACATGCTGTTTATAATTGAAAGTTGAGTGCCTGGATCTAGACTTCCTGATAatgatgtttccaagaaacaaAGTAAAAATCGGTAGTTGATGACAATCACTGAAGATATGTCAGCATTACCATTCAAAATTATTCTCAGTTAGcttgaaaaatgcaaaatattACCTAAGATAAAATTCTaatgtccatttagaattcGTTGTGAAGAACCTGATCTGATGCTATTGCAGTATAATAGATATTTCATGATTGATCAACATAATCAAATATTCAGTTTTTGTTCATTATATCGACAAAATATAAGTGGCGAAAAAACGGATAGTAAAAACATCCTACACAGCTCGATGCAAATCCTTTAACCGGAATGTGTTTCGAAATGtttataaaacttataaaatggCCCTAATCTAAAAAGTTTTATAAACGTTGAAAGTGTCGATTAATATTCAGATTATTGCTCGCAGAAAGATTTGATAAAAAAGCTGTTTTATTGAAACTGATCTAATTTCATTATATCAGCATTATTGATACTCGTCATTCAGCGATAATAGTTAGATCACATTCAGAGATAAATCGAAGtaattgattaaatgaaatctgTAAATGAAAACAATAAAGGTGGTGAAAAAAAAGTGAATTATAAAATTTGAGATTGTTAGTGGACGTTAATAAATAAACTGAATATAAGTCGGTAGGAGAAAATAGTTAATCGTTCATAGTGGAAAAGGTAATATTATATTGCGGAGTGGAAAGTAGTTAGCTAATAAGTTAATTTGCAGGAATAGTGAAGTATCGCGCATCAAATAGACAGGCAAAAACAAAAGATTTGTTGGAGAGAAAACTATTCATGTAAGTTACTACTGAATGAAAAAATTATACCATATAATTAAAACACAATAACAATATATTTCAGTTTTGAGCTGTTGTGTAACGAAGGCACTGctacaaaaaaatagttttcataaGCCATCCGAATATCCTCAAAAATGGATAAACATCAGACGGAGGATGGGTCTAACCTCAACAAGGATCTAACGGCATACAATAATTGTGCGATTTGTACCCGTCCGGATCACGACGAGAGCAATATGGTGTTTTGCGAGGGCTGCAAGGTATGACTTCACTTCGGCTGCGCCGACGTAGGAGCAGAGGTCAAGCATGACGACGCTTGGCGATGCTTTTCGTGCCAGGATAAGGATCCGGAAAATGATGCGATTTCCGTTGACGACACCACTGATGGAGCTGCGAAGGACAACGCTGGCAAGACTCGAACTATCTCGGACGGCGAAAAGGTTGCTGTGGCAATAGAGAAGATGAAGAAGGATAAAGAGCGTCTGAAGAGAAGGATGGAGCAGAGGCTAACGTTGGCTAAGGCCCAAATGGAGCTCGAAAACGAGAAGATGGAGATGGAATGGGCACTAGAGAAGCAGATTATGGAAATGAAGATCGCTTCCAAACAGGCTTTCCAGAAGAAGAAGGATTTGGAGAAGAAAAGGCTGAAGGATCAGCTGAAGAAACTCGATGACGGAGAAACGCAAACGGAAAAGGAGATTCAGGAATTGGAGCGGCGGAAAGAGGAAGCAAAAGGAAAGGGAACGAAAGCGATGAAGATCGAATATACATCGAAAAGACCAGTGAGTTCTACTCCGATAGCTAATCCAGAAGCAAGCACGTCTGCGACTGGAGCGAAGAAGAAGACCGTCGAACGGAAGCAGTTAACGACCACGATGGTGAAGAAAAATTCCTGTGCAAGTGTGACCAGAGGACGAAGAGGAGAAACCGAAAGTGACGAAGAGAGTTCACAAGAAGAGGAATCGAGCGGATCCAGGGAGTCGGAAGAAGAGCATCACGAGGAAGAAGAGGACGAAGAAGAAGCCACCGTGAGAAAAATGAAACGTAACCGACCGCAAGAAGAAGCAGCTCCTACGAAACCGCAAATATCGGCTCGTCAGTTTCTTTTCCGAAAGCTGCCAAATTTCACCGGGCGGCCAGATGAGTGGCCGATCTTCTTAAGCAGTTTCAATACGACGACGAAAGTGTGCAGATTTTCAAACTTGGAGAACCTTGCACGACTGCAGGAGAGCTTACTAGGTCCTTACAAGAGAAGCAGTGTGTAGTCGGATGCTGTTGCCGTAAGCAGTACCGTAAATCACCGAAACGTTGCAAATGCTGTACGGGCGGCCGGAACAGCTGCTTAATACATTTCTAGTAAAAGAGCGGAAGGCGGAACCCCCAAAAGCAGGGTTTGAGATATTCATCGGTTTCGGGATGGCAGATCAGCAATTATGCGACTATCTCGAAGTGACGCAGCTTAACGACCATCTGGTAAACCCTTTACTGATTCAGGAACTGGTCGAAAAGTCGTCGACTAAAATGGAATGGGTGCGGTTCAAGAGGCAGCATGTTAGGATCACTCTACGAACGTTGTCAGATTTCTTGGCCGATCTGGTGTCAACAGCAAGTGAAGCGACTGGGATGATCGATACACAAccgaattcatccggtaatcgTCCTGGAAAGGCCAGAGG comes from Armigeres subalbatus isolate Guangzhou_Male chromosome 2, GZ_Asu_2, whole genome shotgun sequence and encodes:
- the LOC134209211 gene encoding cyclin-dependent kinase 11B-like → MDKHQTEDGSNLNKDLTAYNNCAICTRPDHDESNMVFCEGCKDKDPENDAISVDDTTDGAAKDNAGKTRTISDGEKVAVAIEKMKKDKERLKRRMEQRLTLAKAQMELENEKMEMEWALEKQIMEMKIASKQAFQKKKDLEKKRLKDQLKKLDDGETQTEKEIQELERRKEEAKGKGTKAMKIEYTSKRPVSSTPIANPEASTSATGAKKKTVERKQLTTTMVKKNSCASVTRGRRGETESDEESSQEEESSGSRESEEEHHEEEEDEEEATVRKMKRNRPQEEAAPTKPQISARQFLFRKLPNFTGRPDEWPIFLSSFNTTTKVCRFSNLENLARLQESLLGPYKRSSV